The uncultured Cohaesibacter sp. genome window below encodes:
- a CDS encoding HAMP domain-containing sensor histidine kinase, which produces MRFGLTTRLLAIGSSLFVVLWIVLIVSFYWSGNGIERQVNPEPQQLLALTNLANQLGPEGHPMLEAATASAMISIRIHDQTEQMRMDTDLTGRANMAAYRKVLGDRLVRIQPNAILKGRPGARFFAGIAFPLEYWIRLNDGSLMVVEMKASFISTRSGVPAGIYAGLLGAILSAVAFFLLHREIRPLVRLAKAVERIDPGGDMVELPQFRSATPEVAALAGAFTRLQERLHTLARSRVALIGGIQHDIRSFATRLHLRVEKLPDEQDRQRATADIRDMIELLDNALMTSRAEVGALNEELLDIGGLLRGELADFRQAGARVALELVPAGEEILVLGDRLALRRVLVNVIDNAIKYGGCAHVRAEQKADGVYITIDDEGLGFSKDTGARALLLEPFTRAEPSRARKTGGAGLGLAVAQALLGAHNGTITLAATPQGHGRVVISLPPLSDRLGPQER; this is translated from the coding sequence ATGCGCTTCGGGCTCACGACACGCCTTCTCGCCATCGGCTCCAGTCTGTTTGTCGTGCTCTGGATCGTGCTGATCGTGTCTTTCTACTGGTCGGGCAACGGCATTGAACGGCAGGTCAACCCCGAACCGCAGCAGTTGCTGGCCCTGACGAACCTGGCCAACCAGCTTGGCCCGGAAGGGCACCCGATGCTGGAAGCGGCAACGGCATCTGCGATGATCTCGATCCGCATCCATGATCAGACCGAACAGATGCGTATGGACACCGACCTGACGGGCCGTGCGAACATGGCTGCTTATCGGAAGGTCTTGGGGGATCGATTGGTCCGTATCCAGCCCAACGCTATCCTGAAGGGGCGTCCGGGAGCGCGGTTCTTCGCCGGGATAGCCTTTCCACTCGAATATTGGATCAGGCTCAACGATGGCAGTCTCATGGTCGTCGAGATGAAGGCTTCCTTCATTTCAACGAGGAGCGGAGTGCCAGCGGGCATCTATGCCGGTTTGCTGGGCGCCATCCTGTCGGCGGTGGCCTTCTTCCTGCTGCATCGGGAGATCAGGCCGCTCGTGCGGCTGGCAAAGGCGGTGGAGCGGATTGACCCCGGCGGGGATATGGTTGAACTGCCGCAGTTCCGGTCGGCAACGCCGGAGGTCGCCGCGCTGGCAGGTGCCTTCACGCGGCTGCAGGAGCGATTGCACACGCTGGCGCGGTCGCGTGTGGCGCTGATTGGCGGGATCCAGCATGATATTCGCAGTTTTGCCACCCGTCTGCATTTGCGGGTGGAAAAACTGCCGGATGAGCAGGATCGCCAGAGGGCGACTGCCGATATCCGCGACATGATCGAGCTGCTTGACAATGCGCTGATGACTTCCCGTGCCGAGGTGGGAGCGCTCAATGAGGAGCTGCTTGATATCGGTGGATTGCTACGCGGTGAACTGGCCGATTTCCGGCAGGCTGGAGCGCGGGTCGCGCTGGAGTTGGTGCCTGCAGGTGAGGAAATTCTTGTACTGGGAGACCGGCTTGCCCTGCGGCGGGTGCTCGTCAATGTCATCGACAATGCGATCAAATATGGCGGATGCGCGCATGTTCGGGCCGAGCAGAAAGCCGATGGTGTCTATATCACGATCGACGACGAAGGGCTCGGGTTCAGCAAGGATACGGGCGCACGTGCCCTGTTGCTCGAACCCTTCACACGGGCCGAGCCGTCTCGGGCACGCAAGACAGGCGGGGCCGGGCTCGGGCTTGCTGTCGCCCAGGCCTTGCTCGGTGCTCACAACGGCACGATCACGCTTGCGGCAACGCCTCAGGGGCATGGGCGGGTTGTCATAAGCCTGCCGCCGCTTTCCGATCGCCTCGGGCCCCAAGAGCGCTAA
- a CDS encoding response regulator transcription factor, whose product MDSQSKRILIVDDDDDIRSLIAELFEREGYAVSTAQDSLEMDLIMDRTFPDLIILDLMLPGEDGLSICRRLRARHSLPILMLTAKGEELDRVVGLEIGADDYVVKPFSSRELLARTRALLRRIGGPSTPVLETRRMAFDRFVIDLDARQLLANDQELVALTSAEFELLACFILRPRRVLSRDQILDFTHGRQANPYDRSVDILVSRLRKKLGPLESGGDLISTVRNGGYLLAVPVKQVS is encoded by the coding sequence ATGGACTCTCAAAGCAAACGCATTCTCATTGTTGATGATGACGACGATATCCGCTCCCTCATTGCCGAGCTGTTCGAGCGGGAGGGCTATGCCGTGTCCACTGCACAGGACAGTCTGGAAATGGATCTGATCATGGACCGGACATTTCCGGACCTGATCATTCTCGATCTGATGCTGCCCGGTGAGGACGGGCTGTCGATCTGCCGCCGTCTGAGAGCGCGTCATTCCCTGCCGATCCTGATGCTGACTGCCAAGGGCGAGGAACTGGACCGGGTGGTCGGGCTGGAGATCGGGGCAGATGACTATGTGGTCAAACCTTTTTCCAGCCGGGAGCTTCTGGCGCGGACAAGGGCGCTGTTGCGCAGGATTGGCGGGCCCTCGACTCCGGTGCTGGAAACGCGGCGGATGGCCTTCGACCGGTTTGTCATCGATCTGGATGCGCGTCAGCTGCTTGCCAATGATCAGGAACTCGTTGCGCTGACAAGTGCCGAGTTCGAGCTGTTGGCCTGCTTCATCCTGCGGCCGAGGCGGGTGCTCTCCCGCGACCAGATTCTGGACTTTACCCACGGGCGGCAGGCCAATCCCTATGACAGATCCGTCGACATTCTGGTGTCCCGGTTGCGCAAGAAGCTGGGGCCACTCGAAAGTGGCGGCGATCTGATCAGCACCGTGCGCAATGGCGGCTATCTTCTCGCCGTGCCAGTCAAACAGGTGTCCTGA
- a CDS encoding efflux RND transporter periplasmic adaptor subunit, protein MFDTTPDESMKDNRLPDTQDPALPPLLVGPPMKAEGQPTLDNRQAARSPAPAPARTGKNSDSLPSRPPSRRRNRRRELLLGAGILLLSVVGWLGWRYGAIHTMALTKAEATSFQPEITGPGTLDVTRKASISSTVQARLLHLAVEENDSVREGELLAELDDAEAKAQLASLEASVEASRQAVVMVKAELQQALVGLANARAEFGRQTRLLETNTTSRSSYETAETALARSEADKAKAEANIQQSQSQMIASAKSAEAQRALLDKYRIHAPLAGIIVDRSKDIGDTLTVGSSFIEIVDPDSIVVTTRFDESLITRVDQGQTAYVTFSASPDDPVFAEVTRVGRQVDEETREFEVDVKPDRLPAHWAIGQRANVVVKLAPQAATITIPTTALKRVEGTPGVWLSDDGRARWQPVTVGAVAGERIDVRSGLAAGDIYVTAPTRLYRGMRIQTQTDLAGGKERK, encoded by the coding sequence ATGTTTGATACCACCCCCGATGAGAGCATGAAGGACAACCGGTTGCCGGATACACAGGATCCCGCCTTGCCCCCGCTCCTTGTCGGCCCGCCCATGAAAGCAGAGGGACAGCCCACGCTCGATAATAGGCAAGCCGCTCGCTCTCCCGCCCCTGCTCCCGCCAGAACCGGCAAGAACAGCGACAGCCTGCCATCACGCCCGCCATCGAGGCGGCGAAACCGCAGGCGGGAGTTGCTGCTTGGCGCCGGTATCCTGCTGCTATCGGTTGTCGGCTGGCTGGGCTGGCGCTATGGGGCTATCCATACCATGGCGTTGACAAAGGCAGAGGCGACAAGCTTCCAGCCCGAAATCACCGGCCCCGGCACACTGGATGTCACACGCAAGGCCAGCATCTCGAGCACGGTTCAGGCGCGCCTTCTGCATTTGGCAGTCGAGGAAAACGACAGCGTCCGTGAAGGTGAGCTGCTGGCCGAGCTCGACGACGCCGAGGCGAAAGCCCAGCTTGCCTCTCTGGAAGCCAGCGTCGAGGCATCGCGTCAGGCGGTTGTCATGGTCAAGGCAGAGCTGCAACAGGCTCTGGTCGGACTAGCCAACGCCAGGGCTGAATTCGGGCGACAAACCCGGCTGTTGGAAACGAACACCACCAGCCGCTCGTCCTATGAGACAGCAGAAACAGCCCTTGCCCGGTCCGAGGCCGACAAGGCCAAGGCGGAAGCCAACATCCAGCAGAGCCAGTCCCAGATGATTGCCTCAGCCAAGAGCGCCGAGGCCCAAAGAGCCCTGCTCGACAAATACCGGATCCATGCGCCGCTTGCCGGCATCATCGTCGACCGCAGCAAGGATATCGGCGACACGCTGACGGTGGGCAGCAGCTTCATTGAGATTGTTGACCCGGACAGCATTGTCGTCACCACGCGGTTTGATGAAAGCCTGATCACCAGAGTCGATCAGGGTCAAACAGCCTACGTCACCTTTTCCGCCAGTCCGGACGATCCCGTCTTCGCCGAAGTCACACGCGTTGGACGTCAGGTCGATGAAGAAACCCGCGAATTCGAGGTCGATGTCAAACCAGACCGTCTGCCCGCCCATTGGGCTATCGGGCAGCGGGCAAATGTGGTGGTGAAGCTCGCCCCACAGGCTGCAACAATCACCATTCCAACCACTGCGCTCAAGCGGGTGGAAGGCACACCGGGGGTATGGCTGTCCGATGATGGGCGAGCCAGATGGCAGCCGGTCACCGTTGGCGCGGTGGCTGGAGAGCGCATCGATGTGCGTTCCGGGCTTGCCGCTGGTGACATCTATGTGACCGCTCCGACCCGCCTTTATCGCGGCATGCGCATCCAGACGCAGACCGATCTGGCGGGAGGCAAGGAACGCAAATGA
- a CDS encoding ABC transporter permease — MNLAIKDIRYSLGRFLLTAAGVGFLITASIGMVGLYRGIVADALLLIEQIGADLWVVQGGHSGPFSESSAISTDMDRRVAGVVGVAAVRRFTQTSQQVSFNDRSVRATITAIDFPSDTGDWINLTAGHHLRNGHYEVIANDNLGLALGTSITVGRDQYRVVGLTSGMVDMGGDGLMFMSVNDVITIMKRRTNEEILLARNSDLASGLATGSSGVNGGSVDGALDNQKIAAVLVTLSPAADEQAVREALLAWGDVNVMSGQDQKDLLLNQRLLRLRIQILAFTGVLLVVMAIVISLIIYMLTIEKLHQIAMLKLIGARNSVVINMIVQQAFLIGAGGFAFGIGLARLIFPHFPRRVVMDLHDLGLLAMTVAVICAFASLMGISRALKVRAQEVLS; from the coding sequence ATGAATCTGGCGATCAAGGATATCCGCTACAGTCTTGGCCGCTTTCTGCTGACGGCAGCAGGGGTCGGTTTCCTGATCACAGCCTCCATCGGCATGGTCGGGCTCTATCGCGGCATCGTCGCAGATGCACTGCTGCTGATCGAGCAAATCGGCGCCGACCTCTGGGTCGTACAGGGCGGGCATTCCGGCCCCTTTTCGGAAAGCTCGGCCATTTCGACCGACATGGATCGCAGGGTTGCTGGTGTGGTCGGCGTTGCCGCCGTGCGTCGCTTCACACAGACCAGCCAGCAGGTGAGTTTCAATGACAGGAGCGTTCGCGCCACCATCACCGCAATCGACTTTCCGAGCGACACGGGCGACTGGATCAACCTTACGGCAGGGCACCATCTGCGCAATGGCCACTATGAGGTGATTGCCAACGACAATCTCGGCCTTGCGCTTGGCACCTCCATCACCGTGGGACGTGACCAGTATCGTGTGGTCGGGCTGACCTCCGGCATGGTCGACATGGGCGGTGACGGCCTGATGTTCATGAGCGTCAATGACGTGATCACCATCATGAAGCGCCGGACCAACGAAGAGATCCTGCTGGCGCGCAACTCCGATCTGGCGTCAGGCCTTGCTACCGGCAGCTCTGGTGTCAATGGCGGCTCCGTGGATGGCGCGCTCGACAACCAGAAAATCGCTGCCGTGCTGGTAACCCTCAGCCCGGCGGCCGATGAACAGGCCGTGCGCGAAGCCCTGCTCGCATGGGGCGATGTCAATGTAATGAGCGGACAGGACCAGAAGGATCTGCTGCTCAACCAGCGTCTGCTCCGCCTGCGCATCCAGATTCTCGCCTTCACCGGCGTTCTGCTGGTCGTGATGGCCATCGTCATCTCCCTCATCATCTACATGCTGACGATCGAAAAACTGCACCAGATTGCCATGCTCAAGCTGATTGGTGCCCGCAACAGTGTGGTGATCAACATGATCGTGCAGCAGGCCTTTCTGATCGGAGCGGGAGGCTTTGCCTTCGGCATCGGATTGGCCCGCCTCATCTTCCCGCATTTCCCACGCCGGGTGGTGATGGACCTTCACGATCTGGGCCTCTTGGCAATGACCGTTGCGGTCATCTGCGCATTTGCCAGTCTGATGGGAATTTCGCGCGCCCTCAAGGTGCGGGCCCAGGA